The Gallus gallus isolate bGalGal1 chromosome 3, bGalGal1.mat.broiler.GRCg7b, whole genome shotgun sequence genome window below encodes:
- the SOD2 gene encoding superoxide dismutase [Mn], mitochondrial precursor, protein MLCRLASAGRSRAALVAPLGCLVARQKHTLPDLPYDYGALEPHISAEIMQLHHSKHHATYVNNLNVTEEKYKEALAKGDVTAQVSLQPALKFNGGGHINHTIFWTNLSPSGGGEPKGELMEAIKRDFGSFANFKEKLTAVSVGVQGSGWGWLGYNKEQGRLQIAACANQDPLQGTTGLIPLLGIDVWEHAYYLQYKNVRPDYLKAIWNVINWENVSSRYESCRK, encoded by the exons ATGTTGTGCCGCCTGGCGTCGGCGGGCAG AAGCAGGGCTGCGCTGGTAGCACCGTTGGGGTGCTTGGTCGCAAGGCAGAAGCACACTCTTCCTGACCTGCCCTACGACTATGGCGCGCTGGAGCCCCACATCAGTGCAGAGATCATGCAGCTGCACCACAGCAAACACCACGCCACCTACGTGAACAACCTGAACGTTACAGAGGAGAAATACAAAGAGGCGCTGGCAAAAG GTGATGTTACAGCTCAGGTGTCGCTTCAGCCTGCACTGAAATTCAATGGTGGGGGTCATATCAATCATACCATCTTCTGGACAAATCTTTCTCCCAGTGGAGGAGGGGAGCCTAAAG gagaattGATGGAAGCCATCAAACGTGACTTTGGTTCCTTCGCAAACTTCAAGGAGAAACTAACAGCTGTATCAGTTGGTGTTCAAGGATCAGGCTGGGGGTGGCTTGGGTATAATAAGGAGCAGGGACGTCTACAGATAGCAGCCTGTGCAAATCAAGATCCTTTGCAAGGAACAACAg GTCTCATTCCATTGCTGGGAATCGATGTATGGGAACATGCCTATTATCTTCAGTATAAAAATGTTCGACCTGATTATTTGAAAGCTATCTGGAATGTGATCAACTGGGAGAACGTATCTTCAAGATATGAATCCTGCAGAAAGTAG